From the Deltaproteobacteria bacterium genome, one window contains:
- a CDS encoding TIGR03620 family F420-dependent LLM class oxidoreductase: ALTAAQAAEAAQRIESLGYGAFWIPEAIGRHPFAHAAWLLAKTERLVVATGIANIYARDAAATAAAQKTLAEQSGGRFLLGLGVSHRPMVEGVRGHVYASPVATMRAYLERMEKAPYAAFPPAEAPPTVLAALGPKMLQLAATKTKGAHPYFTTPEHTAMARKTMGPDAWLCVEQKVLLETDPAKARNLARLTAAIYLGLENYRNNWKRLGFADSDFANGGSDRFIDATVAWGDVSVLQKRVRAHLDAGASHVCIQPINPSGQPVPDWKVLEALAPGRAG, encoded by the coding sequence GGGCGCTCACGGCGGCGCAGGCGGCCGAGGCCGCCCAGCGCATCGAGTCGCTCGGCTACGGCGCGTTCTGGATTCCCGAGGCGATCGGGCGGCACCCCTTCGCGCACGCCGCGTGGCTGCTCGCGAAGACCGAGCGGCTGGTGGTCGCGACCGGGATCGCGAACATCTACGCGCGCGACGCCGCGGCCACCGCGGCCGCACAGAAGACGCTCGCCGAGCAGTCCGGGGGGCGCTTCCTGCTCGGGCTCGGGGTCTCGCACCGGCCGATGGTCGAGGGCGTGCGCGGCCACGTGTACGCGAGCCCGGTCGCGACGATGCGCGCGTACCTCGAGCGGATGGAGAAGGCGCCGTACGCCGCGTTTCCCCCGGCCGAAGCGCCACCGACGGTGCTCGCCGCGCTCGGCCCGAAGATGCTCCAGCTCGCCGCCACGAAGACGAAGGGAGCGCACCCGTACTTCACCACGCCCGAGCACACCGCGATGGCGCGAAAGACGATGGGGCCCGACGCGTGGCTCTGCGTCGAGCAGAAGGTGCTGCTCGAGACCGACCCCGCGAAGGCGCGAAATCTCGCGCGCCTCACCGCCGCGATCTACCTGGGCCTCGAGAACTACCGCAACAACTGGAAGCGGCTGGGCTTCGCCGACAGCGACTTCGCAAACGGCGGAAGCGATCGGTTCATCGACGCGACCGTGGCCTGGGGCGACGTGTCGGTGCTGCAGAAGCGGGTTCGCGCGCACCTGGACGCGGGAGCGAGCCACGTCTGCATCCAGCCGATCAACCCGAGCGGTCAGCCGGTTCCCGACTGGAAGGTGCTCGAGGCCCTCGCTCCCGGGCGCGCGGGATAG
- a CDS encoding LLM class F420-dependent oxidoreductase, which produces MKLGVFCPLLGPVADAAYVRSFGETAEQLGFDSLWAAEHVVLFDEYGSKYPYSADGRIPAAPSSGMLEPFTTLAYLAALTNRIRLGTGVLLVPQRNPVYTAKEAANVDWLSGGRLDLGVGVGWLAEEFRAVGVPWARRGERTRSYVEVMRRLWCDEVSEFKDEFYDLPACRQFPKPIQKPHVPIHFGGESDAALQRVADIGQGWYGFNLEPEGLVERLARLDALLDANGRKRSDLVISVSPYLRAMTPAKLEAYRRAGADQVILIAFARDRAAISSALGRLAQEYLPLSRRLA; this is translated from the coding sequence ATGAAGCTGGGTGTCTTCTGTCCGCTCCTGGGTCCGGTCGCGGACGCCGCCTACGTGCGCAGCTTCGGCGAGACCGCGGAGCAGCTCGGCTTCGATTCGCTCTGGGCGGCGGAGCACGTGGTGCTCTTCGACGAGTACGGCTCGAAGTACCCCTACTCGGCGGACGGGCGCATTCCCGCGGCGCCGTCGAGCGGAATGCTCGAGCCGTTCACGACGCTCGCCTATCTAGCCGCGCTCACGAACCGGATCCGCCTCGGCACGGGAGTGCTGTTGGTGCCCCAACGCAATCCGGTGTACACGGCCAAGGAGGCGGCGAACGTGGACTGGCTCTCGGGCGGCCGGCTCGACCTGGGCGTCGGTGTCGGCTGGCTGGCCGAGGAGTTCCGCGCGGTCGGCGTCCCCTGGGCGCGGCGCGGCGAGCGAACCCGCTCGTACGTCGAGGTCATGCGCCGGCTCTGGTGCGACGAGGTGTCGGAGTTCAAGGACGAGTTCTACGACCTTCCCGCCTGCCGGCAGTTCCCCAAGCCGATCCAGAAGCCGCACGTGCCGATCCACTTCGGCGGCGAGAGCGACGCGGCGCTGCAGCGCGTGGCCGACATCGGCCAGGGCTGGTACGGATTCAACCTCGAGCCCGAGGGCTTGGTCGAGCGGCTCGCCCGGCTCGACGCGCTGCTCGACGCGAACGGCCGCAAGCGCAGCGATCTCGTCATCTCCGTCTCGCCGTACCTGCGCGCGATGACTCCGGCGAAGCTCGAAGCGTACCGGCGCGCGGGCGCGGATCAGGTGATCCTGATCGCGTTCGCGCGCGACCGAGCGGCGATCTCGTCCGCGCTCGGAAGGCTCGCGCAGGAGTACCTGCCGCTCTCGCGAAGACTCGCCTGA